The proteins below come from a single Nocardioides eburneiflavus genomic window:
- a CDS encoding PQQ-binding-like beta-propeller repeat protein yields the protein MTAVLTVLVSSGCALVASPPDDDARPSSEETSQASEPAPTEPGREPVDPEAFPLAFDGDAKTVFPERPVYDGQLVGTRLVTMTLDQLRARSLPELDTSWQMAPLGLFVDIETQDEQLYALDLRVVEGAGTRAGRLAMTLSRISPATGAVLDEVSWEKTQDVQSSGDPVVKIVAILDDVVVVESSGGDEGSRRTLTAVDLAAGEELWTRRPGSFVAAEGDTVVLETATSGEAGSLVAVDATTGRPRWTGPGSVSTVDLVGVLDDTMTAVVRESADADPEVLSMSLDDGSVSGRTDARLADWSCHPTDGTVVVCSLPGERALGFDLATADEVWQLPTAGRYGVWVSSVRGDYVYGFTSGGRSVVLDAATGRDVTETAGAAPVSSNGYGGLIFYSGQAIFYPAEDDETQTPG from the coding sequence ATGACCGCAGTGCTGACGGTCCTCGTCTCGAGCGGGTGCGCCCTGGTGGCCAGCCCTCCGGACGATGACGCGCGACCGTCGAGCGAGGAGACCTCGCAGGCGAGCGAGCCGGCACCGACCGAACCCGGGCGCGAGCCCGTGGATCCCGAGGCGTTCCCGCTCGCCTTCGACGGGGATGCCAAGACGGTCTTCCCCGAGCGCCCCGTGTACGACGGTCAGCTGGTGGGGACCCGGCTCGTCACCATGACGCTCGACCAGCTGCGGGCTCGCAGCCTGCCCGAGCTCGACACGTCGTGGCAGATGGCCCCTTTGGGGCTGTTCGTCGACATCGAGACCCAGGACGAGCAGCTCTACGCGCTCGACCTGCGCGTCGTGGAAGGCGCCGGCACCCGGGCCGGTCGCCTGGCGATGACGCTGAGCCGCATCTCACCCGCGACCGGTGCCGTCCTCGACGAGGTGTCGTGGGAGAAGACCCAGGACGTGCAGTCGTCAGGGGACCCGGTGGTGAAGATCGTCGCGATCCTGGACGACGTCGTGGTCGTCGAGTCGAGCGGTGGCGACGAGGGCAGCAGGCGGACCCTGACCGCCGTGGACCTCGCCGCCGGCGAGGAGCTGTGGACCCGCAGGCCCGGCAGCTTCGTCGCGGCCGAGGGCGACACGGTCGTGCTGGAGACCGCGACCAGCGGGGAGGCGGGGTCCCTCGTCGCGGTGGACGCGACCACGGGCCGCCCGCGCTGGACGGGCCCGGGCAGCGTGTCGACCGTCGACCTCGTCGGAGTGCTGGACGACACGATGACCGCAGTGGTGCGCGAGTCCGCCGACGCGGACCCGGAGGTCCTGTCGATGTCCCTCGACGACGGATCCGTCTCGGGTCGCACCGACGCCCGCCTCGCGGACTGGTCGTGCCACCCGACCGACGGGACCGTCGTGGTGTGCTCGCTGCCGGGTGAGCGGGCCCTCGGGTTCGACCTCGCGACGGCGGACGAGGTGTGGCAGCTGCCGACCGCCGGCCGATACGGCGTGTGGGTCAGCTCCGTGCGGGGCGACTACGTCTACGGCTTCACCTCCGGAGGCAGGTCGGTCGTCCTCGATGCCGCCACCGGCCGCGACGTCACCGAGACCGCGGGTGCTGCTCCGGTCTCGTCCAACGGCTACGGCGGCCTGATCTTCTACAGCGGGCAGGCGATCTTCTACCCGGCCGAGGACGACGAGACACAGACGCCCGGCTAG
- a CDS encoding class I SAM-dependent methyltransferase: MPARSFEEAWSLASGIDGWLTEAQARVLHEEATRAGGTVVEIGSHLGRSTVVLGSAAARVVAVDPFPVDWRYGAVDTAERFRDNIARTGVDDAVVLLRQPSADALASWGEPLGLLYVDGKHDVASCLRDLRWAAWLPGGARFLVHDAFSSVGVTLAMLVLAATGRSSRFLGRTGSLALFEVGSPTPADRARIVAQLPWFARNLAVKVLLRLRLAGVARVLGHDDGADPY; the protein is encoded by the coding sequence ATGCCCGCCCGATCGTTCGAAGAGGCCTGGTCGCTGGCGAGCGGCATCGACGGCTGGCTCACCGAGGCCCAGGCGCGCGTGCTCCACGAGGAGGCGACCCGGGCCGGGGGGACGGTGGTGGAGATCGGCAGCCACCTGGGCCGCTCGACCGTCGTGCTCGGCTCGGCCGCCGCGCGCGTCGTCGCCGTCGACCCGTTCCCTGTCGACTGGCGCTACGGAGCGGTGGACACGGCCGAGCGGTTCCGCGACAACATCGCCCGCACCGGCGTCGATGACGCGGTCGTCCTGCTCCGGCAGCCCAGCGCGGACGCGTTGGCGTCGTGGGGCGAGCCGCTCGGCCTGCTGTACGTCGACGGCAAGCACGACGTGGCGTCCTGCCTGCGTGACCTTCGCTGGGCCGCCTGGCTCCCGGGCGGCGCACGGTTCCTCGTGCACGACGCCTTCTCCTCGGTCGGCGTGACGCTCGCGATGCTCGTCCTCGCAGCCACGGGACGCAGCAGCCGGTTCCTGGGACGCACGGGCAGCCTCGCGCTGTTCGAGGTCGGCTCCCCCACGCCCGCCGATCGGGCCCGCATCGTCGCGCAGCTGCCGTGGTTCGCGCGGAACCTCGCGGTGAAGGTCCTCCTCCGGCTGCGACTGGCAGGGGTGGCGAGGGTCCTCGGCCACGACGACGGCGCCGATCCCTACTGA